A single Cucumis melo cultivar AY chromosome 4, USDA_Cmelo_AY_1.0, whole genome shotgun sequence DNA region contains:
- the LOC103500353 gene encoding ATP-dependent Clp protease proteolytic subunit 2, mitochondrial, which yields MIWRSLASTSMLLAAKSTASASGRTAMRDFRRAYSLVPMVIEHTSRGERAYDIFSRLLKERIICINGPISDDTAHVVVAQLLFLESENPSKPINMYLNSPGGAVTAGLAIYDTMQYIRSPINTICLGQAASMASLLLAAGAKGERRSLPNATIMIHQPSGGYSGQAKDMTIHTKQIVRVWDALNELYSKHTSQSVDIIQKYMDRDYFMTPEEAKEFGIIDEVIDQRPIALVTDAVGNEGKDKS from the exons ATGATTTGGAGGAGTTTAGCTTCCACTTCAATGCTGCTTGCTGCAAAATCTACAGCTTCTGCCAGCGGAAGAACGGCGATGAGGGATTTTCGTCGCGCTTACAGCTTGGTTCCAATGGTCATTGAACACACATCCAGAGGAGAAAGAGCCTACGATATCTTCTCTCGTCTTCTCAAGGAGCGCATTATTTGCATCAATGGCCCTATTTCTGACGATACTGCCCATGTTGTGGTTGCTCAGCTTCTCTTCCTCGAGTCTGAGAATCCCTCGAAGCCCATCAACATGTACCTCAACTCCCCCGGTGGCGCCGTCACTGCTG GGCTTGCTATATACGATACTATGCAGTATATAAGATCACCCATCAACACCATCTGTTTGGGTCAGGCTGCCTCGATGGCTTCTCTTCTTCTAGCCGCTGGTGCCAAGGGTGAGAGACGATCTCTTCCGAATGCAACTATCATGATTCACCAGCCTTCAGGTGGATACAGTGGGCAAGCGAAGGATATGACAATTCACACGAAACAGATTGTTAGGGTTTGGGATGCCCTAAATGAGCTGTATTCCAAGCATACGTCACAGTCAGTAGATATTATTCAGAAGTATATGGACAGGGATTATTTTATGACCCCAGAAGAGGCGAAGGAGTTTGGCATAATTGACGAGGTGATTGATCAAAGGCCCATTGCCCTGGTGACCGATGCAGTTGGTAATGAAGGCAAAGATAAGAGTTAG
- the LOC103500352 gene encoding 60S ribosomal protein L44 has product MVNVPKTKKTYCKSKECRKHTLHKVTQYKKGKDSLAAQGKRRYDRKQSGYGGQTKPVFHKKAKTTKKIVLRLQCQGCKHVSQHPIKRCKHFEIGGDKKGKGTSLF; this is encoded by the exons ATg GTGAACGTTCCCAAGACCAAGAAGACTTATTGCAAGAGCAAGGAGTGCAGGAAGCATACCTTGCACAAGGTTACACAATATAAGAAGGGAAAGGATAGTCTTGCTGCACAGGGAAAGCGTAGGTACGATCGCAAGCAATCAGGATATGGAGGTCAGACCAAGCCCGTGTTTCACAAGAAG GCAAAAACGACCAAGAAGATTGTGTTGAGGCTTCAGTGCCAAGGTTGCAAACACGTATCCCAGCACCCTATCAAG AGATGCAAGCACTTCGAAATCGGTGGAGACAAGAAGGGGAAGGGAACTTCTCTTTTCTAG